One Oncorhynchus nerka isolate Pitt River linkage group LG5, Oner_Uvic_2.0, whole genome shotgun sequence genomic window carries:
- the LOC115129394 gene encoding four and a half LIM domains protein 1-like isoform X1: MAYRLSGPRSYATSTMTERFDCYYCRDNLHGKKYVKKDEKHVCTKCFDKLCANTCAECRRPIGADAKELNHKNRHWHEDCFRCAKCYKPLANEPFSARDDGKIMCGKCGSREDGNRCQACYKVVMPGTQNVEYKKKVWHEECFTCFECKQPIRSQSFLNKGDDIYCGPCHDKKFAKKCFHCKQPITSGGISYQDQPWHSECFVCRTCRKNLAGTRFTSHEEQVYCVDCYKTSVAKQCNGCKNPITGFGHGTNVVNYEGHSWHEYCFNCKKCSLSLANKRFVINGENIYCPDCAKKL, encoded by the exons ATGGCTTACAGACTCTCAG GGCCCAGGAGCTACGCTACTTCCACCATGACTGAACGCTTCGACTGTTACTATTGCCGTGACAACCTGCATGGGAAGAAGTATGTTAAGAAGGATGAGAAGCACGTGTGTACAAAGTGCTTCGACAAGCTCTGCGCCAACACCTGCGCAGAATGCCGTCGCCCCATTGGGGCTGATGCCAAg GAGCTGAACCATAAGAACCGCCACTGGCACGAGGACTGCTTCCGCTGTGCCAAGTGCTACAAGCCCCTGGCCAACGAGCCCTTCAGCGCCAGGGACGACGGCAAGATCATGTGTGGCAAGTGTGGCTCCCGCGAGGATGGTAACCGGTGCCAGGCCTGCTACAAGGTGGTCATGCCAG GCACACAGAACGTGGAGTATAAGAAGAAGGTGTGGCATGAGGAATGCTTCACCTGCTTTGAGTGCAAGCAGCCAATCCGCTCACAGAGCTTCCTGAACAAGGGCGATGACATCTACTGCGGCCCGTGCCACGACAAGAAGTTTGCCAAGAAATGCTTCCACTGCAAGCAG CCCATCACTTCAGGTGGTATAAGCTACCAAGATCAGCCATGGCACTCTGAGTGCTTTGTGTGTCGTACCTGCCGTAAGAACCTGGCCGGAACCCGCTTCACCTCCCACGAGGAGCAAGTCTACTGTGTGGACTGCTACAAGACCTCTGTTGCCAAGCAGTGCAACGGCTGCAAGAACCCCATCACAG GGTTTGGCCATGGGACCAACGTGGTGAACTACGAGGGTCACTCCTGGCACGAGTACTGCTTCAACTGCAAGAAATGCTCCCTCTCCCTGGCCAACAAGCGCTTTGTCATCAACGGAGAGAACATCTACTGCCCTGACTGTGCTAAGAAGCTGTGA
- the LOC115129394 gene encoding four and a half LIM domains protein 1-like isoform X2: protein MTERFDCYYCRDNLHGKKYVKKDEKHVCTKCFDKLCANTCAECRRPIGADAKELNHKNRHWHEDCFRCAKCYKPLANEPFSARDDGKIMCGKCGSREDGNRCQACYKVVMPGTQNVEYKKKVWHEECFTCFECKQPIRSQSFLNKGDDIYCGPCHDKKFAKKCFHCKQPITSGGISYQDQPWHSECFVCRTCRKNLAGTRFTSHEEQVYCVDCYKTSVAKQCNGCKNPITGFGHGTNVVNYEGHSWHEYCFNCKKCSLSLANKRFVINGENIYCPDCAKKL, encoded by the exons ATGACTGAACGCTTCGACTGTTACTATTGCCGTGACAACCTGCATGGGAAGAAGTATGTTAAGAAGGATGAGAAGCACGTGTGTACAAAGTGCTTCGACAAGCTCTGCGCCAACACCTGCGCAGAATGCCGTCGCCCCATTGGGGCTGATGCCAAg GAGCTGAACCATAAGAACCGCCACTGGCACGAGGACTGCTTCCGCTGTGCCAAGTGCTACAAGCCCCTGGCCAACGAGCCCTTCAGCGCCAGGGACGACGGCAAGATCATGTGTGGCAAGTGTGGCTCCCGCGAGGATGGTAACCGGTGCCAGGCCTGCTACAAGGTGGTCATGCCAG GCACACAGAACGTGGAGTATAAGAAGAAGGTGTGGCATGAGGAATGCTTCACCTGCTTTGAGTGCAAGCAGCCAATCCGCTCACAGAGCTTCCTGAACAAGGGCGATGACATCTACTGCGGCCCGTGCCACGACAAGAAGTTTGCCAAGAAATGCTTCCACTGCAAGCAG CCCATCACTTCAGGTGGTATAAGCTACCAAGATCAGCCATGGCACTCTGAGTGCTTTGTGTGTCGTACCTGCCGTAAGAACCTGGCCGGAACCCGCTTCACCTCCCACGAGGAGCAAGTCTACTGTGTGGACTGCTACAAGACCTCTGTTGCCAAGCAGTGCAACGGCTGCAAGAACCCCATCACAG GGTTTGGCCATGGGACCAACGTGGTGAACTACGAGGGTCACTCCTGGCACGAGTACTGCTTCAACTGCAAGAAATGCTCCCTCTCCCTGGCCAACAAGCGCTTTGTCATCAACGGAGAGAACATCTACTGCCCTGACTGTGCTAAGAAGCTGTGA